The nucleotide sequence ATGATGAGGATGTCGATCTCATCCAAGTTGAGGTGAGAGAGGGCTCCCCCGATCATTTTTGAGTCGAGATGACAGGCCCCGCCGGTATTTATCTGAACGGCGGGCGCTCCCGCCTCCTTTACCTTTTCGGCATCGACCGAGGAGGCGATATCTCCCTCGATGACAGCAACCTGAAGCTCGCCCCTTAAGGCATCTATCGTTTTCAAAATGAAGCTGGTCTTGCCAGCCCCAGGCGAGGCCATCAGATTGACGGCAAAGACACCCTTCTCTTTGAAGGCGGCCCGAAGCTCTCCTGCCAAGCGCTCATTGGCCTCTAAGACGCTGTGACCAAGATTTATCTCCACTACTCACTCGCCCCTTCGATCTCTATCGAGACTATTGCAAGCTCCTTGCCCTGAGTGGTCTTCATGTGCCCGCCGCAAACGCAGACAAAATCGAGATTTTCGATCTTCCTCCGCTTCTTGCAGATCTCGCATTCGGCTTCAAGCGGGATTAATCTGGGCTCAAGGCGGGCCCCTTCGGCCGCCGTCCCCTTGGCCATCAGTTCAAAATAGAATTCTATTGAGTCGGCCACGATGTTAGTCAGCTCGCCTATCTCCAAAACGACTCGGCTCACCTTCTTGCCGCCGCGCTTTGCCGACTCCTCCAAGACGACGCTCAAGATGCTTTCGGTGATCCCCATCTCGTGCATCTCTATGCCTCCGGGCCGGCCTGCTTAGCCAAGGATGCCTCGACCTCGACCATCACCAGCTCGATCACCCTGGGGATTTTGGCCTTGACCTCCTCGGAGAGGTCAAGGCTGATATCCATCACCTTGGGCTGGACGGCGATAAAGACCGACTCTGGCGCATAACCAAGCTGGGCTGCCATCTTGATTACCTCTAAGACCTCGACCTCGTGCAGAGAGAGCTTATCGCGCCTTTTGAGCTTGATGTCGCTCGGGGTAAACTTAAAGATCTCGCCCGGCTCGGCCCCGGCCAGAATGGAATCTACAACTATCAGCTTTTCGGCATCTTGAATGGGGTGAAGAAGGTCGAACCCGGCCGTGCCCCCATCCAGGAGGTGGGCGCCCTCGGGCAGGCTCATCTTCTCCATCTCTTGGACGACCCTAACGCCAAAACCGTCATCTGCCATCAGGATATTGCCGACGCCAAGGACGAGAACTTTATATCTTTTGCCACTCTCTTCGGTGGGACTTCCTTCCATGAATCAAGATTTTACCACAGACAAGTTTAGAGGGCTTAGAAAGTGAGGTTAAATTGGGTTATCGGGGAGGGATTTGATGATATTTCATTGGGTTCTTTTGAAAAGAATTCGGTTTGAGATTTTCAACCGCCCAACGCTTGAGCTCAGCGGCGGCGTTTACGCCGTCCGCTGGATTTTTTTGTTAGCCCTCTTTCAATAAATATCTAATTGTATTTTAATTGCCTCACCAATCCTGAGCATATCTTCTTCTGAAAGTACACCGGCACGTTTAAAAAGTCTCAACTTGCTTACA is from Actinomycetota bacterium and encodes:
- the hypB gene encoding hydrogenase nickel incorporation protein HypB, which produces MEINLGHSVLEANERLAGELRAAFKEKGVFAVNLMASPGAGKTSFILKTIDALRGELQVAVIEGDIASSVDAEKVKEAGAPAVQINTGGACHLDSKMIGGALSHLNLDEIDILIIENVGNLVCPAEFDLGEDIKVVISSIAEGDDKPLKYPRIFSEANALVINKMDLMPLSDFNLSAFKSTIAKLNPAASLFEISCKTGDGFEDWADWLKAAAEDAKT
- the hypA gene encoding hydrogenase maturation nickel metallochaperone HypA, which produces MHEMGITESILSVVLEESAKRGGKKVSRVVLEIGELTNIVADSIEFYFELMAKGTAAEGARLEPRLIPLEAECEICKKRRKIENLDFVCVCGGHMKTTQGKELAIVSIEIEGASE
- a CDS encoding HyaD/HybD family hydrogenase maturation endopeptidase, translated to MEGSPTEESGKRYKVLVLGVGNILMADDGFGVRVVQEMEKMSLPEGAHLLDGGTAGFDLLHPIQDAEKLIVVDSILAGAEPGEIFKFTPSDIKLKRRDKLSLHEVEVLEVIKMAAQLGYAPESVFIAVQPKVMDISLDLSEEVKAKIPRVIELVMVEVEASLAKQAGPEA